One segment of Eulemur rufifrons isolate Redbay chromosome 4, OSU_ERuf_1, whole genome shotgun sequence DNA contains the following:
- the VPS36 gene encoding vacuolar protein-sorting-associated protein 36 isoform X2, whose product MDRFVWTSGLLEINETLVIQQRGIKFDAGTLLLSTHRLIWRDHKNHECCMAIPLSQIVFIEEQAAGIGKSAKIVVHLHTAPPNKEPGPFQSSRNSYIKLSFKEHGQIEFYRRLSEEMTQRRWENVPVSQSLQTNRGPQPGRIRAVGIVGIERKLEEKRKETDKNISEAFEDLSKLMIKAKEMVELSKSIANKIKDKQGDITEDETIRFKSYLLSMGIANPVTRETYGSGTQYHMQLAKQLAGILQVPLEERGGIMSLTEVYCLVNRARGMELLSPEDLVNACKMLEALKLPLRLRVFDSGVMVIELQSHKEEEMVASALETVSEKGSLTSEEFAKLVGMSVLLAKERLLLAEKMGHLCRDDSVEGLRFYPNLFMTQS is encoded by the exons ATGGACCGCTTCGTGTGGACCAGCGGCCTCCTGGAAATCAACGAGACCCTGGTGATCCAGCAGCGCGGC ATAAAATTTGATGCTGGGACACTCCTTCTTAGTACACATCGACTGATTTGGAGAGATCATAAAAATCAT GAGTGCTGCATGGCCATTCCTCTTTCTCAAATTGTGTTCATTGAAGAACAGGCAGCTGGAATTGGGAAGAG TGCCAAAATAGTGGTTCATCTTCACACGGCTCCTCCTAACAAAGAACCTGGCCCATTCCAGAGTAGTAGGAACTCCTACATCAAACTCTCCTTCAAAGAACATGGCCAGATTGAA TTTTACAGGCGTTTATCAGAGGAAATGACACAGAGAAGATGGGAGAACGTGCCAGTTTCCCAGTCATTACAAACAAATAGAGGACCCCag CCAGGAAGAATAAGGGCTGTAGGAATTGTAGGTATTGAaaggaaactggaagaaaaaagaaaagaaactgacaaaAACATTTCTGAG GCCTTTGAAGACCTCAGCAAACTAATGATCAAG GCTAAGGAAATGGTGGAGTTATCAAAGTCAATTGctaataaaattaaagacaaacaAGGTGACATCACAGAAGATGAG ACCATCAGGTTTAAATCGTACTTGCTGAGCATGGGAATAGCTAACCCAGTTACCAGGGAAACCTACGGCTCAGGCACACAGTACCACATGCAGCTGGCCAAACAGCTGGCTGGAATATTGCAGGTGCCTTTAGAG gAACGAGGGGGAATAATGTCACTGACGGAGGTGTACTGTTTAGTAAACCGAGCTCGAGGAATGGAA ttGCTCTCACCAGAAGATTTAGTGAATGCATGCAAGATGCTGGAAGCACTGAAATTACCTCTCAG GCTCCGCGTTTTTGACAGCGGCGTCATGGTGATCGAGCTTCAGTCCCACAAGGAAGAGGAAATGGTGGCCTCAGCCCTGGAGACA GTTTCAGAAAAGGGATCCCTAACATCAGAAGAGTTTGCTAAGCTTGTGGGAATGTCTGTCCTCCTGGCCAAAGAAAG gttgctGCTTGCAGAGAAGATGGGCCATCTTTGCCGAGATGACTCAGTGGAAGGCTTGCGTTTTTACCCAAATTTATTTATGACACAGAGCTAA
- the VPS36 gene encoding vacuolar protein-sorting-associated protein 36 isoform X1, which yields MDRFVWTSGLLEINETLVIQQRGVRIYDGEEKIKFDAGTLLLSTHRLIWRDHKNHECCMAIPLSQIVFIEEQAAGIGKSAKIVVHLHTAPPNKEPGPFQSSRNSYIKLSFKEHGQIEFYRRLSEEMTQRRWENVPVSQSLQTNRGPQPGRIRAVGIVGIERKLEEKRKETDKNISEAFEDLSKLMIKAKEMVELSKSIANKIKDKQGDITEDETIRFKSYLLSMGIANPVTRETYGSGTQYHMQLAKQLAGILQVPLEERGGIMSLTEVYCLVNRARGMELLSPEDLVNACKMLEALKLPLRLRVFDSGVMVIELQSHKEEEMVASALETVSEKGSLTSEEFAKLVGMSVLLAKERLLLAEKMGHLCRDDSVEGLRFYPNLFMTQS from the exons ATGGACCGCTTCGTGTGGACCAGCGGCCTCCTGGAAATCAACGAGACCCTGGTGATCCAGCAGCGCGGCGTGCGCATCTACGACGGCGAGGAGAAG ATAAAATTTGATGCTGGGACACTCCTTCTTAGTACACATCGACTGATTTGGAGAGATCATAAAAATCAT GAGTGCTGCATGGCCATTCCTCTTTCTCAAATTGTGTTCATTGAAGAACAGGCAGCTGGAATTGGGAAGAG TGCCAAAATAGTGGTTCATCTTCACACGGCTCCTCCTAACAAAGAACCTGGCCCATTCCAGAGTAGTAGGAACTCCTACATCAAACTCTCCTTCAAAGAACATGGCCAGATTGAA TTTTACAGGCGTTTATCAGAGGAAATGACACAGAGAAGATGGGAGAACGTGCCAGTTTCCCAGTCATTACAAACAAATAGAGGACCCCag CCAGGAAGAATAAGGGCTGTAGGAATTGTAGGTATTGAaaggaaactggaagaaaaaagaaaagaaactgacaaaAACATTTCTGAG GCCTTTGAAGACCTCAGCAAACTAATGATCAAG GCTAAGGAAATGGTGGAGTTATCAAAGTCAATTGctaataaaattaaagacaaacaAGGTGACATCACAGAAGATGAG ACCATCAGGTTTAAATCGTACTTGCTGAGCATGGGAATAGCTAACCCAGTTACCAGGGAAACCTACGGCTCAGGCACACAGTACCACATGCAGCTGGCCAAACAGCTGGCTGGAATATTGCAGGTGCCTTTAGAG gAACGAGGGGGAATAATGTCACTGACGGAGGTGTACTGTTTAGTAAACCGAGCTCGAGGAATGGAA ttGCTCTCACCAGAAGATTTAGTGAATGCATGCAAGATGCTGGAAGCACTGAAATTACCTCTCAG GCTCCGCGTTTTTGACAGCGGCGTCATGGTGATCGAGCTTCAGTCCCACAAGGAAGAGGAAATGGTGGCCTCAGCCCTGGAGACA GTTTCAGAAAAGGGATCCCTAACATCAGAAGAGTTTGCTAAGCTTGTGGGAATGTCTGTCCTCCTGGCCAAAGAAAG gttgctGCTTGCAGAGAAGATGGGCCATCTTTGCCGAGATGACTCAGTGGAAGGCTTGCGTTTTTACCCAAATTTATTTATGACACAGAGCTAA